The bacterium DNA window TGCAGCTTCTTTGTTGTTTTGGAAATCTCTTCGCAGCACAAGGCAAAACGCAGCATCTCGAGAAAGATAAGGGGACACCCTCCAGTTGGCAAGTTACATCAACTATGGAAAAGAGCCCGCTAACAAGCTAAATTTACTAAAGTAGCGCGGGCGTCCCGCCTGCGGAGCTCTGCGCAGACGAGACGTCCGCGCTACTTTGTGAGGTTTCATGATCAAACGGTTTCTCAAGTTCCTGCTCCGGACGGTGCTCTCTTTCTTCATGCTTTTGATTCTGTTCATTGTGATTACCGCCTGGACTATGGGGCCAAAGGTCAAAGATAACAGCGCGCTGATACTGGATCTTGCCGGTCCGCTGCCGGAAGAAGGACCTCGGGACTGGAAAACCAAACTGTTGATCGGCGACATTCTCACGATGCGAGGGGTTTTGCGGTCTCTTGAAAAAGCAAAAACGGATGATCGGATCAAGGCCCTGATCGTGAATTCAACTTTTGCAAGCATGGGTCCTGGAAAAGCCCAGGAGCTTCGGGCTGCAATCAAAAAATTTGCTGCGGCATCGAAAAAGCCGGTTTATGGATTCGTTGAAGATGGCGGCACAATCGACTACTACATCTGTTCCGCTGCGCCAAAACTGTATCTACCGCCGGAAAGTGATAGCTGGTTTACTTTGATTGGCATTCGGGCCGAACTCCCTTTTTACAAAGGGACTTTCGATAAGATTGGCGTGGAAGCGCAAATGGATCATGTTGGTATGTATAAAAGTGGAAGTGAAAGTTACACTCGCGAAAGCATGTCTGAACCGGATCGCAAACAGACCAATGAATTGTTGGAGTCTCTTTATCAGCGCATCACTCAAGACATTGCCACAGATCGCAAACTTACTCCCGAAGTGGTTCGAGCGCTGGTGGATCAAAGTCCGCTGATCAGCACCGAATTGAAAGCCACGGGACTTGTGGACGATTTGCTGTATCGCGATCAACTGGAAAGCATGATCAAAAAGAATCTGAAGCTGAACGAGCTTCATGGGGTTTCCATTCTGGAATATCAGAAGCCTTCCTTTCGCGACTTGCTGGATGAAAGACCGGAGAAGATTGCGCTGATTTACGCAACCGGCACGATCATTCCCGGTGAATCGTATCGCGGTTTTGGTGAGGAGTTTCTAGGCTCAGGTACTGTAAGCGAGTCGTTTAAACACGCGCGCGAAGATTCGAATGTGAAAGCAATTGTGTTTCGTGTAGATTCGCCGGGCGGTTCCCCTTCCGCTTCAGACGTTATCTGGCGCGAAGTGCAAATCACGGCGAAAAAGAAGCCGGTTATCGTATCCATGTCCGATGTGGCCGCCAGCGGAGGGTATTACGTCTCCATGGCCGGAACCAAAATCTTTGCGGATCCATCCACCATCACCGGTTCGATCGGAGTTTACGGTGGAAAGTTTTATCTGAAGGGCCTGTATGACAAAATCGGCATGAAAAAAGAAATCGTGAAACGGGGAAAACATGCCGATCTATTCAGCGATTACGTTCCCTTTGGCGAAGAAGAGTGGAAGATCATCCGGAAACATATGGTGGACACTTACGACACGTTCACCCGCAAGGCGGCAGAAGGGAGAAAAAAGACACAACAGCAAATCGATTCCATCGGACAGGGCCGCGTCTGGACAGGCGACCAGGCGCTGTCAATCGGCTTGATTGATAAAATCGGTGGTTTAGTGGACGCCGTCGAAGAGGCGAAGAAGCTTGCCGGGATCAAAGACTTCAGCTATGCAATTTACCCTTCGAATCGAGCAGGAGGATTTGCGGAAATGATCTCCGAAGAGAGCTTTTCTCTCCCGTCCGGTTTTGAGCTAAAACAATTTTGGGCGCTGGCACGCGTTGCAGAAAAAGAACCTGTGCTATTATTAATGCCCTATCGAATCTTCGTCGATTGAACACATAAATGGATCCACACGAACAAGTTAGTTCTCGATCTCTGGCAAACGCCTACGCGTATGTTGAAGGCAAGTTTGTCCCTTTGCTCGATGCAAAAATCAGCATTATGACTCATGCCTTCCTCTACGGTTCGGCGATTTTTGAAGGCATCCGCGGATACTACAATCCCGAACACGACGATGTTTACATTCTCCGATTAGCCGATCACTACACGCGAATGAGGAACAATGGCCGAATCCTGATGATGGACATGGAACAAACTGCTCAACAACTAGCCGATCTGACCGTAGAAATAGTTCGTAAATGCGGATATCACGAAGACATTTACATTCGCCCGATGGCTTACAAATCGGCGCAGCGGATCGGTTTGAGATGGGATCAACAACACGAATTTCTGGTATTTGCGGTCCCAATGGGCTCTTACTTAACTAAAGAGAGACCGTTGAATTTGATGGTTTCATCCTGGCGTCGCATTCAAGACAATGCAATTCCGCCACGCGCGAAGGTTTCCGGCAGCTATGTAAATGTTTCGTTGGCGGCTGCTGAAGCTCGTGAAGGAGGCTTTGACGAAGGAATCCTGTTAAATGAAGACGGGACTGTTTCCGAGGCGGCCGGCATGAATATTTTTATTGTTCGCAGCGGCACACTCATCACCACGCCTGTTTACGATAATGTCTTAGAAGGCATCACGCGGTCGGCGGTGTTCGAAATTGCGCAGGAACTCAAGATTCCCTGCGAAGAACGCACTATAAATCGCAGTGAATTGTACTTTTGTGACGAAGTCTTTCTTTGTGGCACGGGCGCAGAAATCTCCGGAGTCGGTTTCATCGACCGGCGCAAAATCGGAAACGGAGAGACCGGGCCGATTACCAAAAAGATTCAGGATGTCTATTTCCAGGCCGTGAGAGGCAATATCCCGCAATATAAAAAGTGGCTTACACCGGTCTGGAATCGCTAATTTTGTTAGTAGTAGCGAATTCATTCGCTATAAAAATAGCGATTAAAGTCGCTACTACAAACTATGTTTCAAAATCCTT harbors:
- the sppA gene encoding signal peptide peptidase SppA, with amino-acid sequence MIKRFLKFLLRTVLSFFMLLILFIVITAWTMGPKVKDNSALILDLAGPLPEEGPRDWKTKLLIGDILTMRGVLRSLEKAKTDDRIKALIVNSTFASMGPGKAQELRAAIKKFAAASKKPVYGFVEDGGTIDYYICSAAPKLYLPPESDSWFTLIGIRAELPFYKGTFDKIGVEAQMDHVGMYKSGSESYTRESMSEPDRKQTNELLESLYQRITQDIATDRKLTPEVVRALVDQSPLISTELKATGLVDDLLYRDQLESMIKKNLKLNELHGVSILEYQKPSFRDLLDERPEKIALIYATGTIIPGESYRGFGEEFLGSGTVSESFKHAREDSNVKAIVFRVDSPGGSPSASDVIWREVQITAKKKPVIVSMSDVAASGGYYVSMAGTKIFADPSTITGSIGVYGGKFYLKGLYDKIGMKKEIVKRGKHADLFSDYVPFGEEEWKIIRKHMVDTYDTFTRKAAEGRKKTQQQIDSIGQGRVWTGDQALSIGLIDKIGGLVDAVEEAKKLAGIKDFSYAIYPSNRAGGFAEMISEESFSLPSGFELKQFWALARVAEKEPVLLLMPYRIFVD
- a CDS encoding branched-chain amino acid transaminase, which gives rise to MDPHEQVSSRSLANAYAYVEGKFVPLLDAKISIMTHAFLYGSAIFEGIRGYYNPEHDDVYILRLADHYTRMRNNGRILMMDMEQTAQQLADLTVEIVRKCGYHEDIYIRPMAYKSAQRIGLRWDQQHEFLVFAVPMGSYLTKERPLNLMVSSWRRIQDNAIPPRAKVSGSYVNVSLAAAEAREGGFDEGILLNEDGTVSEAAGMNIFIVRSGTLITTPVYDNVLEGITRSAVFEIAQELKIPCEERTINRSELYFCDEVFLCGTGAEISGVGFIDRRKIGNGETGPITKKIQDVYFQAVRGNIPQYKKWLTPVWNR